Proteins from a genomic interval of Sparus aurata chromosome 21, fSpaAur1.1, whole genome shotgun sequence:
- the LOC115572117 gene encoding uncharacterized protein LOC115572117 produces MDSVANRTIEMPALGRPFNLGMLYDCRNEKFIPGMTLWDHDDLVKHVGERPQNYNGVKIDASESIQDKCSALNVEGSVKASLFCGLLSVGGSAKYLHDYKTYKNQARVTLEYEAYTKFQELSMDHLGKCNVKHPDIFEKGLATHVVTGILYGAKAFFVFEREVSNDESQQQCEGKLTEIITKIPLFAGKGSLNKKDKDKQRDDKFSCKFHGDFLLDKTPVSFQDAIQVYQSLPKLLGANGENAIPVKVWLMPLISFDSSAAKLAHEESSVFIEEMQAVLEDLREAQMRCNDALRTAAQQGPGSGKKIKTFKDMCSKFKKEFQQNVAKKLPAIRRGEEEEEAVLKEIQEKRRSSPFNSKNLKQWLDCNERETCILNSLTSNMKNTKIVSSTTDLYKESLSADHAVCFVFPSLESDEKYLSTLSNYLKQTPKTDHPDESRTHDVEKEQWYASKEATDKMRSKAKLFSDFAEANKENKNIKFLAAGSTDETQKGSSIVLYKDGFPVTENFEPPSRPETLTVRDINHNSVTLKISPAKFGAENIISYSVEYCVSGQDGWKEKTAAEAEEVTVSDLSPNTEYKFRCRAVTSVGVGPAYEVSGSMKTSAGKRLADVVKGNSKLLENQPGPLPVYKVPLVEETMSVTGGRCFSFGNESTKHNRTIMVLGATGAGKSTLINGMINYILGVEWEDSYRFKLVDEDQLKSQAESQTSEVTVYKINHQEGSKIRYSLTIVDTPGFGDVKGKERDKQITEQLRNLFSSNQDVSDIDAVCFVAQAALARLTPSQKYVFDSVLSIFGKDVAENIRVLVTFADGQRPPVLEAIRASGVPCPKTEDGLPVHLKFNNSALFADNRSSAAGSMREEDEDGGFGQMFWNMGTRSMKKFFDALNVIETKSLMLTKEVLRERQELEDAVENLQKQVKLGLAKLEEIKETAEKLKEHEADISRNENFEFEVTVTKPVKVTISHSGFYLTNCQQCHYTCHFPCGIPNDADKRKCSAMAPNGHCKKCPGKCHWDVHYNQKYKWEYEEVQEKQTVKKLKEKYLEASEAETLVQALIDKLRAEYDLVQAEVEKLMESSAKCLKRLKEIALNPDPLSTPEYIDMLVEEEKSEGKPGWKQRVQYLITMREKAEIMAKLDRGEILLQNP; encoded by the exons ATGGACTCCGTAGCCAACAGGACGATAGAGATGCCGGCGCTCGGTCGGCCCTTCAACCTCGGGATGCTGTACGACTGCCGCAATGAGAAATTCATCCCTG GCATGACATTATGGGACCATGATGATCTGGTAAAACATGTTGGAGAAAGACCACAGAACTACAATGGTGTTAAAATAGATGCATCTGAATCAATTCAGGACAAATGTTCAGCTCTAAATGTCGAAGGATCTGTGAAGGCAAGTTTATTCTGTGGACTCTTATCTGTTGGAGGATCTGCTAAATACCTGCATGATTATAAGACTTACAAAAACCAGGCCAGAGTTACACTGGAATATGAAGCTTACACAAAGTTCCAGGAACTGTCGATGGATCATCTTGGAAAATGCAACGTAAAGCATCCCGATATATTTGAAAAAGGATTAGCAACACATGTAGTCACAGGTATCCTTTATGGAGCTAAAGCCTTCTTTGTCTTTGAACGTGAGGTGTCCAATGATGAAAGTCAACAACAATGTGAGGGCAAACTGACGGAGATCATCACGAAGATTCCCCTTTTTGCGGGGAAAGGTTCTctgaataaaaaagacaaagacaaacaaagagatGATAAATTCTCCTGCAAATTCCACGGAGACTTCTTACTTGATAAAACTCCTGTGTCCTTTCAGGATGCAATACAAGTCTACCAAAGTCTGCCAAAATTGCTGGGAGCCAATGGTGAAAATGCCATACCGGTGAAGGTCTGGCTGATGCCACTGATAAGTTTTGATTCTTCTGCTGCAAAACTTGCGCATGAGGAAAGTTCTGTGTTCATAGAAGAAATGCAGGCTGTTCTGGAGGACCTGAGGGAGGCGCAAATGAGGTGTAATGATGCACTGAGAACCGCTGCGCAGCAGGGTCCAGGGAGTGGCAAAaagattaaaacctttaaagacATGTGTTCCAAGTTCAAGAAGGAATTCCAACAAAATGTGGCCAAGAAACTTCCAGCAATccggagaggagaagaagaagaggaagctgtGCTCAAAGAGATCCAGGAGAAGAGACGTTCTTCTCCCTTCAACAGTAAAAACCTGAAGCAGTGGTTGGACTGTAACGAGAGAGAAACATGCATCTTAAACTCTCTGACCAGCAACATGAAAAACACTAAGATTGTCTCATCTACAACAGACCTTTATAAGGAAAGTCTCAGTGCAGatcatgctgtgtgttttgttttcccctcaCTGGAAAGTGATGAAAAATACCTCTCAACTTTATCAAACTACTTAAAACAAACACCCAAAACAGACCATCCTGACGAGTCTCGTACTCATGATGTAGAGAAGGAACAATGGTACGCCTCAAAAGAAGCAACAGATAAAATGAGGAGTAAAGCAAAACTCTTCAGTGACTTCGCAGAGGCCAACAAGGAGAACAAGAACATTAAGTTCTTGGCAGCTGGTTCAACAGACGAGACACAGAAAGGCTCAAGCATCGTACTCTATAAGGATGGCTTTCCTGTCACTGAGAACTTTGAGCCTCCTTCAAGGCCTGAAACATTAACAGTCAGAGACATAAACCACAACAGTGTGACGCTGAAGATTTCTCCAGCAAAGTTTGGAGCAGAGAACATCATCTCCTACTCTGTTGAGTACTGTGTCAGTGGacaggatggatggaaagaaaaGACGGCAGCAGAAGCTGAAGAAGTCACAGTGAGCGATCTGAGTCCAAACACAGAGTACAAGTTCAGATGCAGAGCAGTGACCTCAGTAGGTGTTGGACCAGCTTATGAAGTCAGTGGTTCCATGAAAACTTCAGCTGGAAAACGACTTGCAGATGTTGTTAAAGGAAACAGCAAACTGCTGGAAAATCAGCCAGGTCCTCTCCCTGTTTATAAAGTTCCCCTGGTAGAAGAAACGATGAGTGTCACGGGGGGCAGGTGTTTCAGTTTTGGGAATGAGTCCACTAAACACAATCGCACCATCATGGTCCTCGGAGCAACTGGTGCTGGGAAGTCAACTCTCATCAATGGGATGATCAATTACATTCTGGGTGTTGAATGGGAGGATTCATATCGGTTTAAGTTAGTTGATGAGGATCAATTGAAATCACAAGCTGAAAGCCAGACTTCTGAAGTCACTGTATACAAGATCAACCACCAGGAAGGGTCGAAAATAAGATACTCACTGACCATCGTTGACACTCCAGGATTTGGAGATGTGAAAggcaaagaaagagacaaacagaTCACAGAACAGCTGCGTAATCTCTTCTCTTCGAACCAGGATGTCAGTGACAttgatgctgtgtgttttgtagctCAGGCGGCTTTAGCTAGACTCACACCATCACAGAAAtatgtgtttgactctgtgctCTCAATCTTTGGCAAAGATGTGGCAGAAAACATCAGAGTTCTGGTGACATTTGCGGACGGTCAGCGTCCACCAGTTCTAGAGGCGATCAGAGCTTCAGGTGTCCCATGTCCTAAAACAGAAGACGGGCTGCCAGTTCACTTAAAATTCAATAATTCAGCCTTGTTTGCAGACAATAGATCATCTGCTGCAGGCAGCATgagggaggaggatgaagatggaGGCTTTGGTCAGATGTTTTGGAACATGGGAACAAGAAGCATGAAGAAGTTCTTTGATGCTTTGAATGTGATTGAAACTAAAAGCTTGATGTTAACTAAGGAGGtcctcagagagagacaggagctaGAGGATGCAGTGGAAAATCTGCAGAAACAGGTTAAACTTGGGTTAGCCAAGCTTGAGGAGATAAAAGAGACAGCTGAAAAACTGAAGGAGCACGAGGCAGACATCAGCAGAAATGAGAACTTTGAGTTTGAGGTCACTGTCACGAAGCCTGTTAAAGTAACCATTTCACATTCTGGATTTTACCTCACCAACTGTCAGCAGTGTCATTACACCTGCCACTTTCCCTGTGGAATACCCAATGATGCCGATAAAAGAAAGTGCTCTGCAATGGCACCAAATGGTCACTGTAAAAAGTGTCCAGGCAAATGTCATTGGGATGTTCATTACAATCAGAAGTACAAATGGGAGTATGAGGAagttcaggaaaaacaaactgtaaaaaagCTGAAAGAAAAGTACCTGGAAGCCTCAGAAGCTGAGACACTTGTTCAGGCATTGATCGACAAACTGAGGGCTGAATATGATCTTGTGCAGGCTGAGGTGGAGAAACTGATGGAGAGCTCTGCTAAGTGTTTAAAGAGACTTAAAGAGATCGCACTGAATCCAGATCCGCTCTCCACTCCAGAGTACATCGACATGCTTGTTGAGGAAGAGAAATCTGAGGGCAAGCCAGGCTGGAAGCAACGAGTTCAGTACCTCATAACCATGAGAGAAAAAGCAGAGATCATGGCTAAATTAGACAGAGGAGAGATTCTCCTCCAGAATCCATAG